aattgcagaaaatctTAAAGAATGAGGATTTCTTAGAGAACTCTACGAAAACTTGAAGATCCagtgaaatttggaaatttacaGCAAACATTGGTGCATTTTGAAGGCAAATAAGAAATGGATTTAGAATAATTAAAACCACTTTGAagactaaaaaagtaaaaaagaaaaactacggAAGAATGCATGACGCATACACGAGTAAACAACTCGAGTTGTTTTGCATAAAAATCACCGAATAATCACAGAAATAATTGTTTGTCAGTGTTACTGTAATATCTTGCTTCTTGGCTATCTAGCCAGCTTTTTATTGGTGGTAAGAATTTCGGTATAATTACGATTCAAATATATTACAGTGTAAATTATAAGgtataaaaatctttcaattttcaggcATTACCATCGATGAAAAACACGCGGTCGACAAATTTTATCGCCTTTCCAAATTgaacatttattttcttagAATTATCAGCATTTTTTGccatcaaaaacaaaaatatgatcgaatttcttttttgtgtCAAAAAGTTTGATCTCTTGTATGTAGTATGAAATCCATTTCAAACTAAATCTTTGAAagctacgaaaaaaaaaaaaaaaatactttcaacattttcattccCATAAATGCGAAGGTGAAAACAATATATTcttaataatgattttttctttggaTTGCATCCAAATAGAAATTTCGATCCTAAGAATCTGGTCGAAAGTTGGTGAATGAACGCAAACACGAAATAAAGATTGtttaaattgattgaaaaaaaaaacgacaaagaaaaaaaaacgaaaaaccatACGTACGATATAGCCGGAAAGAAGCGTATCCTCAAAGGATGATCCCTCGTCGACGTATTCGATTAACGAGAAGGTAAATTACGTATTTGAAGCGGGAACTCGCCGTTCCAGACTCGTAACTCTAATGACTAATGATATATCTAGGCGTGGATAGGTAAATGGCACTAGACGTTGCGGTGGAGCGAGAATGGCCAAGAGATGGACTTCCTCCGTAAGCCGTGGGTCGTCTGACAGTGACCGCAGACCGAGCATGTGACCAGGAACGCGGTCGACACTTATTTGTTGTGTCGAAGACGCGTCTTTCTCGACGCACTGGGTTCGATAGTGGGTCAGTAACGGGACGCTTCGGTTCAAGGAACCCTTCTCGACACAAATCCACATTTGACCAATAAAGCCCGGCGCACAGTAGCCATTCCGTCTCCCGGAACACGGGGTTGTGATAAAATGTGTGGAGAAAAGgaggaattttaaaaaaaaggtaaagagaaaaaacaaaaaaaaaatacaaccaaAGGAGCCGAATTTTTACCGCTTTTTCAGATCACGTATGCAGTTCTGTTATCCCACGTACCGTGTGTAACCCAGCTCTCGAATTACGTCACGTTCTCCTtgtttgttttcgaatttttacttGGTCGTTGACAGTTTTCTGCATCGCGTTTTGCCACTTTCTCACCGGCTGCGGAATCGCTTATAACAGGGATTTTGGGCACCGTTTGGAAAAGGTTTGTAATTCTCTTTGTCTCTCCTGATTTTTTATAACGTTTTCTTCGGTTTTTAGATCAATTTTTACGGTGACTGTGAGTCATTGGTATGCTTGGCTAACGTTCTGCCACTCTGCGTGGTGGACCTCTGGGATGAGTCATGGAGCGATACTAACTTCCGGTGTAGACCGTGGTGAAGACCAGTCTTTTGAGTTATTTTAAGAAatgtttttgcaaaaattatactACATGTgcgaaaatgtaaaaagtatTCATTTCTTTTGATCAGAAGTTTTTTTGTTAGTAGATAGATTAATTCGCGATTTGACTGGCTACAGATTGCAGCTGCATCAGtattaaatgtgaaaataattatttcaaattgtaaaataaaatcacaaaCACCACAATCATACTTTTAATGTAAAATAGAAGCAGCTTTAAACaaatttggatgaaaaattgaggttCATTATTTGTTTCTAGAGCAGATCACGATTAGTAAACGATAACACGAATATGAGATCTGAGTAAATGCatccgaaataatttttcatcgtttaaaGTTTCCTAAAATTAATCAAGAATGAGTATTTGACGGCAAAtcttattttaattcaaactGACATcggttataaatttattaaaggACGAATTTATCACAGGATTGAACctatcgaaaatattttcggaTATTTCTGCCTACAAGTTGTATTGAAACGCTCTGTTGACCGACGGATTCTTCACCCAGATAACGCGGTGTTAGGAGGTaacgaaaaaaggaaatgaaaagatGATTGCCTTGAACGATAAGATCATAGATATTTTCTAAAGGAACAACGAACATCTCTCCGGTCAAGGTAACGATACGAAAACTTATGTATAAGTAAACGTGAGATAATTGCGGCGTTTTAAAAAGTTATACAACTCGAATAACACCGGTCAAATTCGTGATTCTACAAGATTTTAAGTACGGCTATTACCTTGCTTAGtttcacacatatatatagatatatatatatatctactgtGTAAAATCGCGGTTAATCTCGGTTGAAACGCTTCGTCGAAGCGTGGgactatttttctcaaatttatatGTTCTCTCAAACAGCAGGATAAAGCTATCAAAAAAGTATACAAATTTACAGAAGTTTCCGTAATGTTTGAAGAAGCTAAATTCTCATTATATATTTGCATTTTATGGTACAACTTACGGAGTGTCTTTGATTAAAATATTACAGCACTAATATACGTTACGTGATATGCGAAATGCGACATCATCGTACAGTCAATTGAATTTATATGGCGTAGAGAGAGGAGCTTGAATTCACGGTGAGGattatttaatattcacatctgaaaatgcattttatcatttcttgAGAAAACTTACACTTActtttggttaaaaaaaattcgatagtTTTGAAACATTCTTGCAgacataagaaaaattttcggatcaGTGGATTAATTTTAAGAAAGCGTATCGTATTTCATTCTGATTTATTAGATTATGCGTACATCTAtcgtataaatattgaaatacgtATTAGATGCTCGATTACTCATTACAACAATCGTATCATCAACGTTATTCACGCTACACTACTTATCGCGTATTAATGGGGAAAATACTTAATGAATGACTTACTTCATCTCAATTGTGATTTACTACGAAAAACAACCATTATGCACTAGACAAGAACACGATAAAACAGTAATTTCTAACGTGAAACCGTAATTGATGAAggtgaatttattcaaaacgaTGTAACCATGGGCgcgaaaaaatgtggaaaccAAATTTCAACTGTAATGCAATATCATTTTCATATTGCTGTAACTTTAATGAGAGTACACAATTGAATTATTACCACAATAGGCAAAGCTCaacgtttgaataattttattgaatcggGTCTCTGCGCGGGGAAAATTATATGCAAACCGCTGAAGTCGAATTTTATACTACGCATGGTCAAAGCATTACTTCACTTTCTTCAACCTATGATTATCTATTGATATTTCTTATAAAATGAGGAACTTGACTGCGATTGTAcggatattttttatccagcTTGTACTTTGACTAACAAAAGGATCATAATTGAAtaggaaaaaatgttgagcATGTAATCAAAAATAGCTGTAAACTAATTTGAAGTTGAAGATTTCGGAACTGCGATTCCACGCAGAACAAAATATTAGTCATCTTAGCTATTTGACTCACTATCCAGGGCCTAGAATTTTCAAGTGTGTATAGAAGTGTTTAAGAATGTTTACTATTTGACTACTACAAACTATTGAACCATGAGCagtaatgtatgtatacgagTTAATGGTTAAACGAAGGAGGtgaatttcgagaatttttatttcgataaccgttcatttgaattgttttttcttatatgCTGAATCCGATTTTCTTCGATATATTCAAGAATCTTCGCATGGAAATTTACAAACTCAAACTGTTCTGGTGACATGGTTTGCGTTGATCACTATCTATATCTCGCGACAGTCTCGACGGATTTACTTCGATTGTAGGGTCAATGTATCTGTACACTTTATCCCTTTGACCTAAATccataatatatttttataatgataACTGTTTTTTGCTTGCCTAAAGAAGAACGGATACGTGGACAAAAGAACGAGCTTAAATTTTGACCAGCCAGCATCTTATAAGAACCATTTATCCTCCTAACCGGGTtcgaggaaaaaagtaaagcattaaaaaatatcagacCGAAAATCGATCGAAACGTTCTCGACTTACCGAGATTTTTCTGTGAAACTTACCGCTCAACGCCAGCAAAAGAACAGCGAAACCAACGTTGTCTATTGCTCAGCCCTGTGTGAACCTGAGCCGTCGATCTCGAACAGGCTCGATCGAAAATAGTTAAATGATAAACGAAAATATGAATACAATAGTGAGTCATTGATATGCGTCCAGTATTTTAATTGCTTCCTGCACAACGACAATAAAtcaaattgttgaattgaTAACAATATCATTCTCTATATAGTAAAGATTGAACGTTTGAGCTCCTTatcagttgaaaatgaaattttacggTAATCAAAGTGAATAATATGTCCGTCATGAATTTTGAGATGCAGATAGAATAGACGTGAAGATGATGCATACTTCACgctttctattttcttcaagCCCTTGATTCTTACCTAATGCAGCCACTATTCATTTATTGATGTGAATCTTTCCTTGCGTTATCGGAGCTTTGAAGTCTTTTCGCCTCGGCTGGTACGGCAAATTAACGATTTTCCATTCGTAGACATTGTCCACGTTTGTAGATCAATTTCCTTCTCCGTAGTCGGCTGAGCAGGATCCTTCGCAGACTACACTCGTTGATTGTTCAGTGGGTAAAACAGATTCGAAGATAAGATCCTCGGTCGATCTTTTCACGGCTACCGACTCACTCGCTCGCGTTTGAGTGAACAGTGCACGAATCCAGCGCCAAATTATCAGACTTTACATCTTCGTATAGCGTTCAATTTCGTTGATAAGttttcagaagaaaaattactgaaatcCGTGTTTCGATAATTAAAATTGTGATGACGTAATTTATGTTTGTTATATCACGATTTATTAATGGATAGAGGAAACAAATTCGTAATTTTGACAAACTCCGAGCTGTGAAAATCATCACGTGAAACAGTTGTAGAGGAATCCGTGATTCGAAACGTGGGTATATGGAGTGATCAAAGTCCATCACTGTATGTGTAAGAATGTCTTTATTGTGGCCACACATTGCCAATTAAAAGTGCTCCCCTGTCAGTGATATCAGATTTGCATAGTTGAAACAAGccattaaaacaaaaaagtgcAAGTAAGACCAAGTAAGATAACTGAGTAGTTATCCTCACAGTCTCGTTAACACGATCCTCGTGACCAGCACGAATGTAAGGATTACTACTGCAATCGGGGTATTTTCACGATAATCATCCTGTTATCACGACTCACGATTTGCTAATTTCATCAACACTTCAAACCTCCTTCAGATTCAGGCGTGTAGTTGAAATGGAAACTTTCTCTACAGAATAATTTGGTATTGTTTGACATTAAACGTTGTCACTTGTCATTGTTCAAAAAGCCTTGAGGTGTGTTAAATCACACCACATCCACTTCAGAATGTATCGCGCGCATACTTTTTCCTCGCAATCATTGATATCCAAATTATGATTTAGAAAAATGATTCTATCTATTTCCCAAGGTTCTTGTACCTCAAATATTATCCCCCAGCATATCATACTTGAATTTGCAGACGAGACTTACTCAGCGCCGGACTTACCTATAGGCCCGAGAAGCCCGGGCCTAGAGCGGCATTTTCTAGGAGCGCCAAAAATGGGCGCTGgaaatttaataaaccaaAAAACTGTAGGTCTTGTACCAAAGTCATATAAACTGAGGAAGAGATACAAGCACAGCTTTGCGTTAATTGTTACGGCCGTCTTCAAtatgtatttcaaatttgatcgagtctcaaaaaattatttaaaaggaATTATACTGAGAATACGTTTACCATCAACACTGTTTATgaagaacattttttcaaacggcATTTATGCTGTCCGTAAAAATCCCCTCGGGAATCttattacattttcatttctgttgaatttttgtaatcttaACTTACCGAAGACGCCACAAAATTCGTCATCTTGATCACCGTAGGACAGCTGTCCCAAGCTATCAGCTCAGCGAGTGAGCCACTTACGAAAAGGAACGGTAACGTGAACCATAGCATTTTCAGGAGTGATTGCAAATTATTTGCAGACCTCCAGGAAATCTTCGAAAGAATTACAAAACACAAGCAACACTGCCGGAGATGGACTTGACTGACAAGTTTTGGACTGACTCTTCTTCATCATATATATGTTCGCAGCATAAAAATTCGTACGAGGCCATGAAAAATAGATATAACTGGTTATCGTTTTTGGCTCGTAATAACTTTGGACACGGATGCGAATAATTGCACCAACGTGCGCTCTTATCGTCACAaaagatttgaagaaaatcgtGAAATGCGCTGCACTTACGATCAGAAACCCGAACATGTGTTATCAAATGGCACGTGAAACACTACccgaagaatataaaaatacgtgGGGGCAATCAGGATCGTCCGAGGAATGCAGTATATGATAATTAGCACAGAATGcgaaataatcaaaaatcaaacgaacttACCTGTATGTGAAGTTCGATTGGAATTATATGAGAGTCTCGCTCCAGATGATTAAAACCCACCCATAATTTCCAGCCCAGTTCTCAcgttattctttattttatcaattagTTCTAGATTATGAAAGACTGCAAGATAGCGGTGATCGTTTTTCACGGTTATTCTGTGTGAATATGTGACTCAAACGGCGGGAAGTAGCGTTACTATCATTGTAATCATCTGGAACGAGACTCTCATTTAATTCCAATCGAACTTCACACACAGGTaagttcgtttgatttttgattatttcgCATTCTGTGCGAATTATCATATACTGCATTCCTCGGACGATCCTGATTGGCCCCACGTATTCTTATATTCTTCGTGTAGTGTTTGCCGTGTCATTTGATAACACAtgttcagattcgtgatcgtAAGTGCAGCGCATTTCACGATTCTCGAAAGATTTTGTGTAACGATAAGAGCGCACGTTGGTGCAATTATTCGCATTCGTGTTCAAAGTTATTACGAGCCAAAAACGATAACCAGTTATATCTATTTTTCGTGGCCACGTACGTATTTTTATGCTGCAAATGTAGTATATATATGATGAAGAGAAGCAGTCAAAAACTTGTCAGTTAAGTCCATCACCGGCGGCGTTgcttatattttgaaattttttcgaagatTTCCTCGAGGTCTGCAAATAATTTGTAATCATTCCTGAAAATGCTGTGGTTCACGTTACCGTTGCTTTTCGTAAGTGGCTCACTCGCTCGGCTGGTAGGTTGGGGCAACTGTCCTACGGTGATCAAGATGACGGATTTTGCGCCGTCTTCGGTAAGTtaagattacaaaaattcaacggaaacgaaaatgtaataaaattccagaGATGATTTTTACGGATAGCATAAATgccgtttgaaaaaatattcttcataaACAGTGTTGATGGAAAATGTATTCTCAGTGTAATtccttttaaataattttttaagagtcgatcaaatttgaaatacataCTGAAGACGGCCGTAACAATTAACGCAAAGATGTGCTTGTATCTCTTCCTCAGTTTATAGGATCTTGGTACGAGGCCTACAGATCCTCATCCATCTTTGAAGCAGGTGGATCATGTGTCACTGCAAAATATACGCTGAACGATAACGGCACAATCACAGTCTTGAACACCGCAAAATTAGCTGAGTAAGTCTTGTCTGCAAATTCAAGTATTATATGCTGGGGGATAATATTTGAGGTACAAGAACCTTGGGAAATAGATAGAATCATTTTTCTAAATCATAATTTGGATATCAATGATTGCGAGGAAAAAGTATGCGCGCGATACATTCTGAAGTGGATGTGGTGTGATTTAACACACCTCAAGGCTTTTTGAACAATGACAAGTGACAACGTTCAATGTCAAACAATACCAAATTATTCTGTAGAGAAAGTTTCCATTTGAACTACACGCCTGAATCTAAAGGAGGTTTGAAGTGTTGATGAAATTAGCAAATCGTAgttcatattttgaaactaGATGTTTGTGCTTGGTTTCTAGAAGTATTGCTTCGACAGctcttttttctcatccaaattACCGATCTCTTGATTGCCatttttatctatttcctgaaagaaaaaaaaaataataataatgacaataacatGATGGAAGTATTTTACCAGACAAGGAATAACCGTTGCAATCGAAGGTATAGCTACGGTCGTAGGTGACTCGGCAAATGGCTTGCTGTCCgtcaaattttcttcgtcaccAACTGCCGCGCCATACCAGGTCCTCGGTGTCAAATACGGG
The genomic region above belongs to Diprion similis isolate iyDipSimi1 chromosome 8, iyDipSimi1.1, whole genome shotgun sequence and contains:
- the LOC124409267 gene encoding apolipoprotein D-like, encoding MLWFTLPLLFVSGSLARLVGWGNCPTVIKMTDFAPSSFIGSWYEAYRSSSIFEAGGSCVTAKYTLNDNGTITVLNTAKLAEQGITVAIEGIATVVGDSANGLLSVKFSSSPTAAPYQVLGVKYGHWAVVCSCTKIGLINFQFTWILTRERNPSQSVLDEAFAVCEANSLSTTDLLPTDQSNCAIA